One Streptomyces umbrinus genomic window, ACACAGCAGGCTCTCCAGGCCGTGGAAAGCCACATCGCGACGCACGGGGACGGCTTTCTGCGCGCCTGAGGCGGTCCGCGCGTACCGCTGACCGGATCGGCTCGCACGCCGTGCGAACAAGTGGTCCCGACCGGGGAGACCGGGTACAAGCAGCGGTACGAGACGGCCACGAAGGGTGGCCGTCGCGGCCCTGCAAGGAGGCGGTCATGGCCCCACCCATGTCCGCGGGCAGCTTTCTGAGCCGGCTCAAGGCGGAAGGGCTCACCGTCGTCGAGGTCGGCGACTGGGAGCATCACAACCGCAATCACAAGGGCCCGTGGGGCCCGGTCCACGGCGTGATGATCCACCACACGGTGACATCGGGGAGCCGGCGCACGGTCGAGATCTGCCGTGACGGCTACAGCGGTCTGCCCGGCCCGCTGTGCCACGGCGTCATCACCAAGGACGGCAGAGTCCACCTCGTCGGCTACGGCCGTTCCAACCACGCGGGCCTGGGCGACGACGACGTCCTGCGCGCGGTCATCGCGGAGAAGGCCCTCCCGCCGGACAACGAGGCGAACACCGACGGCAACCGCCACTTCTACGGCTTCGAGTGCGAGAACCTCGGCGACGGCGAGGATCCCTGGCCCGAAGCCCAGCTCGACGCCATCGAGCGCGCAGCGGCAGCGGTCTGCCGCCACCACGGCTGGACGGCCCGCTCGGTCATCGGCCACCTCGAATGGCAGCCGGGCAAGATCGACCCCCGCGGCTTCACGATGGCGGCCATGCGGGATCGCATCCACGAACGACTGAAGTAGCGCCCTGGTGGCGGGCCCGTGCCGCCGTGGCCCTGCCCCGCTCGGACGCGTGTCCGACAATGGGTGGGTGATCAGCCCCGAGACCCCCGAAGCGCTCGGCCTGGGCGCCCTGCGGCCACGGCTGCCGTCCCCGGTGCGAGAGGCCGTGGACGAGCGGTTCGCGCGGCGCGGTGTCCGGCTGCTGCTCAAGCGGGACGATCTGATCCACCCGGAGCTGGTCGGCAACAAGTGGCGCAAGCTCGCCCCGAACCTGCGAGCGGCGGCGGGCCGCACTGTCCTCACCTTCGGCGGCGCGTACTCGAACCATCTGCGGGCCACCGCCGCCGCGGGCCGCCTCCTGGGCCTGCCCACCGTCGGCGTGGTCCGCGGCCAGGAGCTCGCCGACCGACCGCTCAACCCGTCCCTGGCCCAGTGCGCGGCCGACGGCATGCGGTTCCACTTCATCGACAGATCGACGTACCGCCGCAAGAGCGAGCCGAAGACGCTGGCCGCCCTCCTTCGCGCGTGCGCCGCCGAGGACGCGTACGTGATCCCGGAGGGCGGCAGCAACTCCCTTGCCGTTCAGGGCTGCCGAGCCCTCGGCGAGGAACTGCGCGACCACGGCGGTGTCGACGTGGCCGCGGTCGCCTGCGGCACGGGCGGCACCTTCGCGGGCCTGGCCGCCGGCCTCGGCCCGGGCCGGCGCGCCCTCGGCATACCCGTCCTCAAGGGCGGCTTCCTCGACGCGGAGATACGTACGCTCCAGGACGAGGCCTTCGGCGGCCCGCGCGGCGACTGGTCGCTCGACGACCGCTTCCACTTCGGCGGTTACGCCCGCACGCCACCCGAACTCGACGCGTTCGCCGCCGACTTCGAGCAGCGCCACGAGCTGCCCGTGGAGCGTCTCTATGTCGCCAAGTTGCTGTACGGACTTGTCGCCCTCGCCGAGGAGGGCGCGTTCGCGCGCGGGACGACGATCGCGGCGGTCGTCACCGGCAGCCCCCACCTCCGAACCGCCGACAAGGTCTAGGCCCTACGTCGCCTCGCGGAACGCCGCCGCCTCCTCCAGGTCCAGGCGTCGCAGCAGCGTCCGGAGCATCTCGTCGTCGATGTAACGGCCGTCCCGGAGTCTCACGAACATCGCCCGCTCGGCGCCGATCATCTCGCGCGACAGCCGCCGGTACGTGTCGTCGGCGGTCTCCCCGGTCACGGGGTTCACCGTCCCGAGCCGCTCCCACACGGCGTTGCGGCGACGCTCCAGGACCGAGCGGAGCCGGTCGGCGAGCGGCGGCGGCAGCGCGTTGCGCTCGTCGTCGAGGAGTTCGTCCAGGCGGCGTTCCGCGGTCCGGGACGCCTGCGCCTGGGCGTTCGCCTCGGCGAGTGTCTCGGCCTGCCGGTCCCGCTCGGGCAGCTTCAGCAGCCGGACCAGCGGGGGCAGTGTCAGCCCTTGGACCACCAGCGTGCCGATCACCGTCGTGAAGGTCAGGAAGAGGATCAGATTGCGGCCCGGGAAGTCCTCCCCGCCCTCAGCGGTGAGCGGGATCGAGAAGGCGATGGCGAGCGAGACCACGCCTCTCATCCCGGCCCAGCTGATGATGAAGGGCCCCTTCCAGGTGGGGTTGTCCTCCCGTTCCCGGATCCGCTTGGACAGGATGTGTGGCAGGAAAGTCGCGGGATACACCCACACGAAGCGGGACACCACGACGACCAGGAAGACGGCCACCGCGTACCAGGCGGCGCTCACTCCCTCGTACTCGTCGAGGCCCTTGAGGACGATCGGGAGCTGCAGGCCGATCAGCGCGAAGACCGCCGACTCCAGGATGAACGCGACCATCTTCCACACCGCCTCCTCCTGCAGCCGGGTCGCGAAGTCGACCTCCCAGTTGCGGTGCCCGAGGTAGAGCGCGACGACGACCACGGCGAGCACTCCGGAGGCGTGCACCTGCTCGGCGACCGCGTACGCGAAGAACGGGATCAGCAGGGACAGGGAGTTCTGGAGGAGCGCCTCCTTCAGGTGCGTGCGCAGCCAGTGGAGCGGCACCATCAGGACGACTCCGATGCCGATGCCGCCGATCGCCGCGAGCAGGAACTCGCCGATGCCGCCCGCCCAGGTCGCGCCCTCACCGACGGCAGCGGCGATTGCCACCCGGTAGGCGGTGATCGCGGTCGCGTCGTTCACCAGGGACTCGCCCTGCAGGATCGTGGTGACCCTGGAGGGCAGCCCTACCCGGCGCGCCACAGCCGTGGCCGCCACCGCGTCCGGGGGCGCCACGACCGCGCCCAGCACGAGCGCCGCCGTCAGCGACAAATCCGGCACGATCATGTACGCGGCCCAGCCGACGACGAGCGTCGCGAAGAGCACGTACCCGACCGACAACAGCGCGACCGGCCTGAGCTGCGCCCGCAGATCGAGGTACGAGCTGTCCGTGGCCGCCGTGTAGAGCAGCGGGGGCAGCACCAGCGGGAGCACCACGTCGGGGTCGAGGGTGTATTCGGGGACCCCGGGCAGGTACGAGACGATCAGGCCCGCGGTGACCAGCAGCAGCGGCGCGGGCACCGGGGTACGGCGGGCCGCGCCGGCGACCACGGCGCTGCCCGCGACCAGCAGGAGGAGGGGCATCACGTGCATCGGCTTCGGCCCACCTTCGTTTCCGCGCGGATTCCCGCACGCCCGACGTAATCTGGCAATCATGAAACAGTGCACGCACGCCGACGCGCTGCCGCATCCAGAACCCGAGCCGCTGAGCGAGACCTGCCTGGAGTGTCTGGCGGCCGGCTCGCACCCCGTGCAGTTGCGACTGTGTCTCATCTGCGGAGACGTGGGCTGCTGCGACTCGTCGCCGCTGCGGCACGCGACGGAGCACTTCAAGGAGACGGGACACCCGATCATGCGCACGTTCGAGCCCGGAGAGAACTGGCGCTGGTGCTTCGTCGACCACGTACTCGTGTGACGAGGGATCCGGACGGTTCGACCCTCTGACCGTTGGGTACGTCAACCCGGCGCGCGCTCTTCCCAATTGGGCCCGCAGACCCCTAGCCACTGTGCGTATCCATAGGTTTACTATGAGTGACAGCAAGGGGTTGGGGTCCCGGGGACAGGAAACCTGAGAGCGCGATAGCGTCACCGCTGAACCACGTTGCGCGTTACCCCGGGGGGCGACCCTCGGCCCCCGAAAGAGCTTGTACCACCTTGGAGGTGAGGGTGTCCCAGATCGCAGGCGAGCCCGCGACCCAGGACTTCGTGGAAGTCCGGCTGCCGGCTGCGGGTGCCTACCTGTCGGTGCTGCGCACGGCCACAGCCGGCCTCGCGGCGCGTTTGGACTTCACCCTCGACGAGATCGAGGACTTGCGCATCGCCGTGGACGAGGCGTGCGCGATCCTGTTGCAACAGGCGGTGCCGGGCTCCGTGCTCAGCTGTGTCTTCCGCCTGATCGACGACTCGCTCGAGGTGACCGTCTCGGCCCCGACCACCGACGGCCATGCCCCCGCGCGGGACACCTTCGCCTGGACCGTGCTGTCGGCCCTCGCAGGCAAGGTGTCCTCCTCGGTGGCCGACGACAAAACCGTTTCGATCAGCCTCTACAAACAGCGCGGCGCGGGACCCGGGCCGGCGTGAGGAACGGGGACGGGCCGGTGCGGGACGAAGAGCGCGGCACACGGGAACTTCCCGGCAAGGGCGAGGACGGCCCGACCGGGCCTCGGCGTCCGGCGGAAGGTGTCGACGGCATCCCCGAGCAGCAGGCCCGGCCGCATCCG contains:
- a CDS encoding 1-aminocyclopropane-1-carboxylate deaminase/D-cysteine desulfhydrase; translated protein: MSPETPEALGLGALRPRLPSPVREAVDERFARRGVRLLLKRDDLIHPELVGNKWRKLAPNLRAAAGRTVLTFGGAYSNHLRATAAAGRLLGLPTVGVVRGQELADRPLNPSLAQCAADGMRFHFIDRSTYRRKSEPKTLAALLRACAAEDAYVIPEGGSNSLAVQGCRALGEELRDHGGVDVAAVACGTGGTFAGLAAGLGPGRRALGIPVLKGGFLDAEIRTLQDEAFGGPRGDWSLDDRFHFGGYARTPPELDAFAADFEQRHELPVERLYVAKLLYGLVALAEEGAFARGTTIAAVVTGSPHLRTADKV
- a CDS encoding N-acetylmuramoyl-L-alanine amidase, whose translation is MAPPMSAGSFLSRLKAEGLTVVEVGDWEHHNRNHKGPWGPVHGVMIHHTVTSGSRRTVEICRDGYSGLPGPLCHGVITKDGRVHLVGYGRSNHAGLGDDDVLRAVIAEKALPPDNEANTDGNRHFYGFECENLGDGEDPWPEAQLDAIERAAAAVCRHHGWTARSVIGHLEWQPGKIDPRGFTMAAMRDRIHERLK
- a CDS encoding UBP-type zinc finger domain-containing protein; the encoded protein is MKQCTHADALPHPEPEPLSETCLECLAAGSHPVQLRLCLICGDVGCCDSSPLRHATEHFKETGHPIMRTFEPGENWRWCFVDHVLV
- a CDS encoding anti-sigma regulatory factor — protein: MSQIAGEPATQDFVEVRLPAAGAYLSVLRTATAGLAARLDFTLDEIEDLRIAVDEACAILLQQAVPGSVLSCVFRLIDDSLEVTVSAPTTDGHAPARDTFAWTVLSALAGKVSSSVADDKTVSISLYKQRGAGPGPA
- a CDS encoding Na+/H+ antiporter, coding for MHVMPLLLLVAGSAVVAGAARRTPVPAPLLLVTAGLIVSYLPGVPEYTLDPDVVLPLVLPPLLYTAATDSSYLDLRAQLRPVALLSVGYVLFATLVVGWAAYMIVPDLSLTAALVLGAVVAPPDAVAATAVARRVGLPSRVTTILQGESLVNDATAITAYRVAIAAAVGEGATWAGGIGEFLLAAIGGIGIGVVLMVPLHWLRTHLKEALLQNSLSLLIPFFAYAVAEQVHASGVLAVVVVALYLGHRNWEVDFATRLQEEAVWKMVAFILESAVFALIGLQLPIVLKGLDEYEGVSAAWYAVAVFLVVVVSRFVWVYPATFLPHILSKRIREREDNPTWKGPFIISWAGMRGVVSLAIAFSIPLTAEGGEDFPGRNLILFLTFTTVIGTLVVQGLTLPPLVRLLKLPERDRQAETLAEANAQAQASRTAERRLDELLDDERNALPPPLADRLRSVLERRRNAVWERLGTVNPVTGETADDTYRRLSREMIGAERAMFVRLRDGRYIDDEMLRTLLRRLDLEEAAAFREAT